In one Sulfitobacter sp. LCG007 genomic region, the following are encoded:
- a CDS encoding ATP-binding protein, translated as MSGTAFFVDGTPQKRIFRSIIADYGLQTSICELVDNAIDHWTSLDRAVELHVRLFLNVDRQLITVRDNAGGVPPDQIQLLISPGASRDDSSRQYIGNFGVGGKRAGIALGQRVEISTRHLDQASFRFVLSDDWLAKDTWEVEVEPIENIDQGTTNVAITSLRQGFSHQDVKALKQRIAEVYANFIELGCKISVNGDEIGQTKFDVWAYPPEHRPKRSQFSIRPSDEEEVGITISAGLIRDRDPVEENYGVYIYCNDRLIVAHEKSYEVGFYKGEAGVPHPDASLARVIVEMSGPPELMPWTSSKSGINWSHPTFLQVRQRVVALTSYFTKVSRRLKNVREEKVFSHTSGEVEQVSLADDRTGKRVVDLPLPRGRKKAYPDLILDKNSKVILKRPWTLGLVESMGVVDTISRKRLQTKNRISLVILDSNLEIALKEFIVHRADLFRPDKFNDAKLLELFKRRHEVINTVKPHLSVSEPDWDKVRHYYDRRNKLVHERATLQITDAELADYRALVEGVLGELFDLTF; from the coding sequence TTGTCAGGTACTGCATTTTTTGTGGATGGTACTCCACAAAAACGGATTTTCAGATCGATTATTGCTGACTATGGCCTTCAGACATCGATATGTGAGTTAGTCGATAATGCGATCGACCATTGGACCTCTTTGGACCGCGCTGTTGAATTGCACGTTAGGCTATTTCTCAACGTCGATCGCCAACTAATCACTGTGAGAGACAATGCGGGCGGCGTCCCTCCTGACCAAATACAATTATTGATTTCACCTGGCGCGTCTCGTGACGACTCTAGTCGCCAATACATTGGCAATTTTGGTGTAGGAGGCAAAAGAGCCGGGATCGCCCTTGGGCAAAGAGTTGAAATTTCCACCCGCCATTTGGATCAAGCATCATTTCGCTTCGTGCTTTCCGACGACTGGCTGGCCAAAGATACTTGGGAGGTCGAAGTCGAGCCAATAGAAAATATTGACCAAGGAACGACGAATGTTGCTATTACCAGTCTGAGGCAAGGCTTCTCGCACCAAGATGTGAAGGCATTAAAGCAGCGGATCGCGGAGGTTTATGCCAATTTCATCGAGTTGGGATGCAAAATTTCGGTGAATGGTGACGAAATTGGGCAGACTAAATTCGACGTCTGGGCTTACCCTCCTGAACATCGGCCGAAACGCTCGCAGTTCAGTATCCGGCCAAGTGACGAGGAAGAAGTTGGAATTACAATCTCTGCCGGCCTCATTCGCGACCGCGATCCAGTCGAGGAAAACTATGGAGTGTACATCTACTGTAACGATCGTTTGATCGTCGCCCACGAAAAGTCATACGAAGTGGGTTTTTATAAAGGCGAGGCTGGTGTGCCGCACCCTGATGCATCATTGGCCAGGGTCATCGTAGAAATGTCGGGTCCGCCAGAATTAATGCCCTGGACTTCCAGCAAAAGTGGTATCAACTGGAGCCATCCAACATTCCTTCAAGTCAGACAAAGAGTCGTCGCGCTCACCAGCTATTTTACCAAAGTATCTCGGCGCCTGAAAAATGTGCGAGAAGAAAAGGTGTTTTCACACACTTCCGGAGAAGTCGAACAGGTAAGCCTTGCTGATGATAGAACTGGAAAGCGAGTTGTGGATTTACCGCTTCCAAGGGGCAGAAAGAAAGCCTATCCAGACTTGATCCTAGACAAGAATTCTAAAGTAATCCTAAAAAGACCATGGACACTCGGTTTGGTGGAATCCATGGGCGTTGTAGACACAATATCTAGGAAACGTCTGCAAACTAAAAACCGTATCTCTTTGGTGATTCTTGACAGTAACCTGGAGATTGCCCTTAAGGAGTTCATAGTTCATCGCGCCGACTTGTTTCGTCCTGATAAGTTCAATGACGCGAAGCTATTGGAATTATTTAAGAGAAGGCATGAGGTTATAAATACTGTGAAGCCGCACCTTTCTGTTTCTGAACCAGATTGGGACAAAGTTCGACATTACTATGACCGTCGAAACAAGTTGGTTCACGAGCGCGCAACCCTCCAAATTACGGATGCGGAACTTGCTGACTATCGCGCTCTTGTCGAAGGAGTTTTAGGCGAGCTGTTCGATTTAACGTTCTAG